One Cucumis sativus cultivar 9930 chromosome 1, Cucumber_9930_V3, whole genome shotgun sequence DNA segment encodes these proteins:
- the LOC101215435 gene encoding scarecrow-like protein 3, which yields MFQDEGTSSITSSPLQFFTMMSLSPKLGSPYPWLRELKSEERGLYLIHLLLTCANHVAVGSLDSANLALDQISHLASPDGDTMQRIAAYFAEALADRILKTWPGLYKAFNSTKIPMVSEEILVKKLFFDMFPFLKVAFVLTNQAIVEAMEGEKMIHIIDLNANETAQWLALLQILSVRPEGPPHLRITGVHPRQEILDQMARRLTNEAEKLDIPFQFNSVVSRLEDLDMEKLRVKTGEALAINSVLQLHNFLGYDNEALQKPSPSAAKNVNGVQYSRYPHLNQTTLRELLDKDMVNGCSPSPDSVSSSALSQANATKIDSFLNGLWSLTPKVMVVTEQDSNHNGTTVMERLLEALHTYAAIFDCLESNMSRTSLERLKLEKMLFGEEIKNIIACEGAERKERHEKHETWNQRFDVAGFRQVSLSYYGMLQARSLLQGYGCGGYRMKEENGCVMICWQDRPLFSVSAWRCCK from the coding sequence ATGTTTCAAGATGAAGGTACATCCTCCATAACTTCCTCTCCTCTTCAGTTCTTCACAATGATGTCTCTTTCCCCTAAATTGGGTTCTCCATATCCATGGCTTAGAGAGCTTAAATCTGAGGAGAGGGGTTTGTATTTAATCCATTTGTTGCTTACTTGTGCAAATCATGTGGCTGTTGGTAGTCTTGACAGTGCTAATCTTGCCCTTGATCAAATATCCCATCTTGCTTCTCCAGATGGTGATACAATGCAGCGAATTGCGGCTTATTTCGCCGAGGCTCTCGCGGATAGGATCCTCAAGACTTGGCCTGGTCTTTACAAGGCCTTTAACTCTACTAAGATACCAATGGTGTCAGAAGAGATTCTAGTTAAGAAATTGTTCTTTGATATGTTTCCATTCCTCAAGGTGGCTTTTGTGCTTACTAATCAAGCTATTGTTGAAGCCATGGAGGGGGAAAAGATGATTCATATTATTGATCTCAATGCTAATGAAACTGCTCAATGGCTTGctcttttgcaaattttgagTGTGAGGCCTGAAGGACCTCCACATTTGAGAATCACTGGAGTTCATCCACGCCAAGAGATTCTGGATCAAATGGCTCGTAGGTTGACCAATGAAGCCGAGAAATTGGATATCCCGTTTCAATTCAATTCCGTTGTCAGTCGACTAGAGGATCTTGATATGGAAAAGCTTCGTGTGAAAACCGGGGAGGCTCTGGCTATCAATTCAGTTCTTCAGTTGCACAACTTTTTGGGATATGATAATGAAGCCTTGCAAAAGCCATCTCCATCAGCAGCCAAGAATGTAAATGGAGTTCAATACTCGAGATACCCGCATCTGAACCAAACCACATTGAGGGAGTTACTCGACAAGGATATGGTTAACGGATGCAGTCCAAGTCCCGATTCAGTTTCCTCATCAGCACTATCTCAGGCTAATGCGACGAAAATCGACAGTTTTTTGAATGGATTGTGGAGTTTGACACCGAAGGTGATGGTCGTAACGGAACAAGATTCTAACCATAACGGTACAACAGTTATGGAGAGATTATTGGAAGCTCTCCACACATATGCAGCTATCTTTGATTGTTTGGAGTCTAACATGTCAAGAACATCCCTGGAGAGGTTGAAGTTGGAAAAGATGCTATTTGGGGAAGAGATTAAGAACATCATAGCTTGTGAGGGAGCTGAAAGGAAGGAACGGCATGAAAAACATGAGACATGGAATCAGCGGTTCGACGTCGCCGGGTTTAGGCAAGTGTCTTTGAGTTATTATGGAATGCTGCAGGCTCGGAGCTTGCTGCAGGGGTATGGTTGTGGTGGTTATAGGATGAAGGAAGAGAATGGTTGTGTGATGATTTGTTGGCAAGACCGTCCATTGTTTTCGGTTTCGGCTTGGAGATGTTGTAAGTAG